A genomic segment from Pollutimonas thiosulfatoxidans encodes:
- a CDS encoding DUF421 domain-containing protein — MVSFDWQRLWLDELPLSFLAEVAFRALFAYVVVFLFLKVSGRRGIRQLSVFELVVILTLGSAAGDVIFYEDVPILPVLMTFVVLLLLYRATTFLMGRSPRFASWMEGDPVTLIVDGQYELDSLARLNISEDEFFMELRQQGIEHLGQLRLGILEVDGDVSLYFYDNDAVRPGLSVLPPEHRKVYTEVPDSGLYACACCGATQTIDSQQGLSCPRCEHTSWSPALRTLRPR; from the coding sequence ATGGTCTCCTTCGACTGGCAGCGCCTATGGCTGGATGAATTGCCCCTGAGTTTTCTGGCAGAGGTCGCCTTTCGTGCCCTCTTCGCTTACGTCGTTGTCTTTCTCTTCCTGAAGGTTTCCGGGCGTCGCGGCATACGACAACTGTCGGTCTTCGAACTGGTTGTCATCCTGACGCTGGGCTCGGCGGCGGGCGACGTGATCTTCTATGAAGACGTGCCCATACTACCCGTGCTCATGACCTTCGTGGTATTGCTGTTGCTGTATCGGGCCACTACCTTCCTGATGGGCCGATCACCCCGGTTCGCCAGTTGGATGGAAGGCGATCCGGTTACCTTGATCGTGGACGGACAATATGAACTGGATAGTCTTGCACGCCTGAATATTTCTGAAGATGAATTCTTCATGGAGTTGCGTCAGCAAGGTATCGAGCATCTTGGTCAGCTGCGACTGGGCATACTGGAGGTTGACGGCGACGTAAGCTTATATTTTTACGATAACGACGCCGTACGGCCCGGCCTGTCCGTCTTGCCCCCAGAGCATCGCAAGGTCTACACTGAAGTACCGGACAGCGGTCTCTACGCCTGCGCGTGCTGCGGCGCGACGCAGACCATAGACAGCCAGCAAGGTCTAAGCTGCCCACGCTGCGAGCACACATCCTGGTCACCGGCCCTGCGCACTTTGCGCCCGCGCTGA
- the zwf gene encoding glucose-6-phosphate dehydrogenase produces the protein MTPTDHALPVGDALVLFGMTGDLANKKIFPALYAMCKRGTLKVPVVGVASSRLTKAALRTRISRSLRAQGKIDDKPAFERLVSLVQYVSGDYNSPDTFDRLKAALDGAAHPVHYLAIPPSLFATVIQGLDASGLAQGGRVIVEKPFGRDLASARELNRLAMSVFPENAIFRIDHFLGKEAIMNILYFRFANSFTEPIWNRDHIQSVQITLSETFGVEDRGGFYESAGCLRDVIQNHLFQIMALLAMEPPAYQGYAAVHTEKAKVFQALRPVQPDDLVRGQYKGYRREPHVDKRSDVETYCAVRLFIDSWRWAGVPWFLRSGKCLAEDVAEVLVQLKPPPQALFDDSHPREGRANYLRFRIAPRSAVALAARVKRSGKQFVGDQRELFLLDVDPLEEAPYERLLADALAGDRALFTSEKAIEASWAALAPVLEHHHKVVPYAPGSWGPRQADALVADYGGWHNPSPTKHAPIGPTDTL, from the coding sequence ATGACGCCCACCGACCATGCCTTGCCAGTAGGCGATGCACTGGTGCTGTTCGGCATGACAGGCGATCTGGCGAACAAGAAGATCTTCCCCGCGCTATATGCCATGTGCAAGCGCGGTACGCTGAAAGTGCCGGTGGTGGGCGTGGCATCTTCCCGGCTGACCAAGGCGGCGCTGCGCACTCGCATTAGCCGCAGCCTGCGCGCTCAAGGCAAGATCGACGACAAGCCTGCATTTGAACGCCTGGTGTCGCTTGTGCAATATGTTAGCGGCGACTACAACAGCCCGGACACCTTCGATCGCCTGAAGGCCGCGCTGGACGGAGCCGCGCACCCCGTTCACTATCTTGCCATCCCCCCATCGCTGTTTGCCACTGTCATCCAGGGCCTGGACGCCTCCGGTCTTGCGCAGGGCGGACGGGTTATTGTCGAGAAGCCCTTTGGCCGGGATCTGGCGTCGGCACGCGAACTTAACCGGCTGGCCATGTCGGTGTTCCCCGAAAACGCCATCTTCCGCATTGATCACTTCCTGGGTAAGGAAGCGATCATGAATATCCTGTACTTTCGCTTTGCCAACAGCTTCACTGAACCCATCTGGAACCGCGACCACATCCAGAGTGTGCAGATCACCTTATCCGAGACCTTTGGCGTGGAGGATCGTGGCGGTTTCTATGAAAGCGCGGGTTGCCTGCGCGACGTCATCCAAAACCATCTTTTCCAGATCATGGCATTGCTGGCGATGGAGCCGCCTGCCTACCAGGGCTATGCCGCCGTACACACCGAGAAAGCCAAAGTGTTCCAGGCCTTGCGCCCAGTCCAGCCCGACGATCTCGTGCGCGGCCAGTACAAAGGGTATAGACGCGAGCCGCATGTCGACAAGCGATCCGACGTCGAAACCTATTGCGCCGTACGGTTGTTCATCGACTCGTGGCGGTGGGCCGGTGTGCCCTGGTTCTTGCGTTCCGGCAAGTGCCTGGCCGAAGACGTTGCCGAGGTGCTGGTGCAACTGAAGCCGCCGCCGCAAGCCTTGTTCGACGACTCGCATCCGCGCGAAGGACGAGCCAACTATTTGCGCTTTCGCATCGCCCCGCGCTCGGCTGTCGCCTTGGCGGCCCGCGTGAAACGCTCGGGCAAGCAGTTTGTTGGCGATCAGCGTGAGCTGTTCCTGCTGGATGTCGACCCGCTGGAAGAGGCGCCATACGAACGTTTGCTGGCCGATGCCTTGGCCGGCGACAGGGCCTTGTTTACCAGCGAGAAAGCCATCGAGGCCTCATGGGCGGCGCTCGCGCCCGTGCTTGAACATCATCACAAGGTGGTGCCCTATGCGCCGGGCAGCTGGGGGCCTCGGCAGGCTGACGCGCTGGTGGCCGACTACGGCGGATGGCACAATCCATCGCCCACCAAGCATGCACCGATCGGGCCAACCGACACACTGTAG
- a CDS encoding undecaprenyl diphosphate synthase family protein, with protein sequence MTTGAPTRLPRHVGFIPDGNRRWAVQNGMQKQEGYAHGIEPGLALMDTCRKLGIEEVSIYGFTQDNVHRPAVQKESKRRATLA encoded by the coding sequence ATGACTACAGGTGCACCTACGCGATTGCCGCGACATGTGGGATTCATCCCGGATGGCAATCGCCGCTGGGCGGTCCAGAATGGAATGCAGAAACAGGAAGGCTATGCGCATGGCATAGAACCGGGGCTCGCCTTGATGGATACTTGCCGTAAGTTGGGCATTGAAGAAGTGTCGATTTACGGCTTCACTCAAGACAATGTTCATCGACCCGCGGTGCAGAAAGAGAGCAAGCGGCGCGCTACGCTCGCATGA
- a CDS encoding carboxymuconolactone decarboxylase family protein — MEPTMYPPVTKAIAQQRAEAAPEALAAFKAFSAAVFAEGALPKKTKQLIAVAVAHVTQCPYCIKGHTEAALKQGATQAEIMEAIWVAAEMRAGGAYAHSTLALDTINHSQTHP, encoded by the coding sequence ATGGAACCAACGATGTACCCACCCGTGACCAAGGCCATCGCCCAACAACGTGCTGAAGCGGCGCCCGAGGCCCTGGCTGCCTTCAAGGCGTTCAGTGCGGCTGTATTCGCTGAAGGCGCGCTGCCCAAGAAAACCAAACAGCTTATTGCTGTAGCGGTCGCTCACGTGACGCAGTGCCCGTACTGCATCAAGGGCCACACCGAAGCCGCGCTTAAACAGGGCGCAACGCAGGCAGAGATCATGGAGGCTATCTGGGTCGCGGCCGAAATGCGAGCGGGTGGCGCGTATGCGCACTCGACATTAGCGCTGGACACTATCAATCATTCGCAGACCCACCCCTGA
- the gnd gene encoding phosphogluconate dehydrogenase (NAD(+)-dependent, decarboxylating): MQIGMVGLGRMGSNMVQRLLQKGHDCAVYDSHPEAGQHLAGQGAVNCATLQELVSALARPRAIWLMVPAAVVDTVLDTLVPMLDEDDVVIDGGNSAYHDDIRRGQTLAATGIHYMDVGTSGGVAGLERGYCLMVGGEPAAFARLEPVFAALAPGQDSVAATPGRRTQGTADKGYLHCGPYGAGHFVKMVHNGIEYGMMAAYAEGLNILQAANIGKQSHDVDAETTPLRHPEHYQYDMNIPEITELWRRGSVVTSWLLDLTAQALQSDPELAGYTGHVSDSGEGRWALSAAIDEGVPVPVLSAALFSRFESRGHADYANRVLSAMRKQFGGHVEKPKGEAG, encoded by the coding sequence ATGCAGATTGGGATGGTTGGCCTTGGGCGCATGGGCAGCAACATGGTGCAGCGTCTGCTGCAAAAGGGCCACGACTGCGCGGTATACGACAGCCACCCCGAGGCCGGACAGCACTTGGCCGGCCAAGGCGCCGTCAATTGCGCCACGCTGCAAGAGCTCGTGTCTGCACTGGCCCGACCGCGCGCCATCTGGCTGATGGTACCGGCGGCCGTGGTCGACACCGTGCTGGACACCCTGGTGCCTATGCTGGACGAAGACGATGTGGTCATCGATGGCGGCAACTCGGCTTATCACGATGACATCCGACGCGGGCAGACGCTGGCTGCGACCGGCATCCATTACATGGACGTGGGCACCAGCGGCGGGGTGGCTGGCCTCGAGCGGGGCTATTGCCTGATGGTGGGCGGAGAGCCCGCCGCTTTCGCACGCCTGGAGCCCGTATTCGCCGCGCTGGCACCTGGTCAGGACAGCGTAGCCGCGACGCCCGGACGCCGCACACAAGGTACCGCGGACAAGGGCTATTTGCACTGCGGTCCGTATGGCGCCGGACACTTCGTCAAGATGGTGCACAACGGTATCGAGTACGGCATGATGGCCGCCTACGCAGAAGGCCTGAATATTCTGCAAGCCGCGAATATCGGCAAACAGTCGCATGACGTGGACGCCGAAACAACGCCTTTGCGTCACCCCGAGCATTATCAGTACGACATGAACATACCCGAGATCACTGAGCTGTGGCGGCGGGGCAGTGTGGTTACGTCGTGGTTGCTGGACCTTACCGCGCAGGCGCTGCAAAGCGACCCCGAACTTGCCGGCTACACCGGCCACGTCTCCGATTCTGGCGAGGGCCGCTGGGCGCTGTCTGCCGCTATTGATGAAGGCGTGCCGGTGCCGGTGTTAAGCGCTGCCTTGTTCTCGCGCTTCGAATCGCGCGGCCATGCCGACTACGCGAACCGTGTGCTGTCGGCCATGCGCAAGCAATTTGGAGGGCATGTCGAGAAACCCAAAGGAGAGGCCGGATGA
- a CDS encoding alpha-ketoglutarate-dependent dioxygenase AlkB — MNPHTPEAWQGSLFDEPAETRPQGLRYENGFLSVDEEASLISAITALPLREMRYKAYTARRRVVSYGASYDFDEGMLRPSGPPPAFLKALGAKAAAWAGLPAEDFTQILVAEYQPGTPLGWHRDVPDFEDIVGVSLASAALLRFRPYPPVQPSRADLIKLRAEPRSIYLLRGPARWEWQHSVAPTTALRYSITFRTPARRKPVR; from the coding sequence ATGAACCCACACACTCCCGAAGCCTGGCAAGGCAGCCTTTTCGATGAGCCCGCCGAGACGCGGCCGCAGGGCTTGCGTTACGAGAACGGTTTCCTGTCTGTCGATGAAGAGGCCAGTCTCATATCAGCGATCACCGCCCTGCCGCTGCGCGAGATGCGTTACAAGGCCTATACCGCGCGGCGGCGGGTTGTTAGTTACGGGGCCAGCTACGACTTTGATGAAGGCATGCTGCGCCCTTCCGGCCCGCCGCCCGCCTTCCTTAAGGCGCTGGGCGCCAAGGCCGCCGCGTGGGCTGGCCTGCCGGCCGAAGACTTCACTCAGATACTGGTGGCCGAATACCAGCCGGGCACCCCGCTGGGCTGGCACCGCGACGTACCGGATTTTGAAGACATCGTTGGCGTGTCGCTTGCCAGCGCCGCCCTGCTGCGCTTTCGTCCATACCCGCCAGTCCAGCCGTCGCGCGCCGATCTGATCAAACTACGGGCCGAGCCGCGGTCCATCTATCTGCTGCGCGGCCCTGCCAGATGGGAATGGCAGCACAGTGTTGCGCCTACCACTGCCCTGCGCTACTCGATTACCTTTCGCACGCCTGCTCGCCGTAAGCCAGTTCGCTAG
- a CDS encoding c-type cytochrome encodes MKVRNVALGVALLAMGSMAQAAPDAAKVQDILSKNACLACHAIDKKLVGPAYKDVAAKHKDDANAAQLLAKHIKEGSSGVWGPIPMPPNPNISDADIKLVVEWILAGAPQ; translated from the coding sequence ATGAAAGTTCGTAATGTAGCGTTGGGCGTGGCCTTGTTGGCCATGGGCAGCATGGCGCAAGCCGCCCCGGATGCCGCCAAAGTACAAGACATACTAAGCAAGAACGCCTGTCTGGCCTGTCATGCGATCGACAAGAAGCTTGTCGGTCCGGCCTACAAAGACGTTGCGGCCAAGCACAAGGACGATGCCAATGCCGCTCAGCTGCTTGCCAAGCACATAAAAGAAGGCAGCAGTGGTGTGTGGGGCCCAATACCCATGCCGCCAAATCCAAATATTTCGGATGCCGACATCAAGCTCGTGGTCGAGTGGATACTTGCCGGAGCGCCGCAGTAA
- a CDS encoding acylphosphatase, translating into MKKLHPAANVETIIARITGRVQGVGFRAAAVRHAHMLKVTGWVRNLDDGSVETLIQGPHDQVDRMLSWLHHGPPAARVAEVTHREELTDRDFDRYEQI; encoded by the coding sequence ATGAAGAAACTGCATCCGGCCGCCAATGTGGAAACCATCATTGCCCGCATCACTGGACGTGTCCAGGGTGTGGGCTTTCGCGCGGCAGCGGTCCGCCACGCTCATATGCTGAAAGTGACGGGCTGGGTAAGAAACCTGGATGACGGGTCGGTCGAGACCCTGATCCAGGGTCCACATGACCAGGTTGATCGCATGCTGTCATGGCTGCACCACGGCCCGCCCGCTGCGCGAGTGGCCGAGGTGACTCACCGTGAAGAGCTTACCGACCGCGACTTCGACCGATACGAACAAATTTAG
- a CDS encoding NADPH-dependent FMN reductase, with translation MSQYQIAVVIGSLRQESFNRQLAKALIKLGPPEFTFKKLEIGDLPLYNQDDDANQADSVKRLKAEISASQGLLFVTPEYNRSMPGVLKNAIDHASRPYGQNAWAGKPAGVLGISIGAIGTALAQQHLRNVLAYLDVPTLGQPEAFIQTKDGLFDEAGNIGAGSREFLQTWMDSYVAWVRKHA, from the coding sequence ATGAGCCAATACCAGATCGCCGTGGTGATAGGTAGCCTAAGGCAAGAGTCTTTCAATCGACAACTGGCCAAGGCGTTGATCAAGCTTGGGCCGCCCGAGTTCACCTTCAAGAAACTGGAGATCGGCGATCTACCCCTGTATAACCAGGACGACGATGCCAACCAGGCAGACAGCGTCAAACGTCTGAAAGCGGAAATCTCCGCTTCACAGGGCTTGCTGTTCGTTACGCCCGAGTACAACCGATCAATGCCCGGCGTGCTTAAAAACGCTATCGATCACGCCTCGCGTCCTTACGGACAGAACGCCTGGGCCGGCAAGCCCGCTGGCGTACTTGGCATATCAATTGGTGCGATTGGAACTGCGCTGGCCCAACAGCATCTGCGCAATGTGTTGGCCTACCTGGACGTGCCCACCTTGGGCCAGCCGGAAGCCTTTATTCAGACCAAGGACGGATTGTTTGACGAGGCCGGTAATATCGGGGCGGGGAGCCGCGAGTTCCTGCAGACCTGGATGGACAGCTACGTGGCCTGGGTGCGCAAGCACGCCTAA
- a CDS encoding undecaprenyl diphosphate synthase family protein — MFIDPRCRKRASGALRSHDVSRIDLIVRWGGGRRLSGFLPVQSVYADMYFVDDYWPDFHPDHMQQALAWYACQDRTLGG; from the coding sequence ATGTTCATCGACCCGCGGTGCAGAAAGAGAGCAAGCGGCGCGCTACGCTCGCATGATGTCAGTCGCATCGACCTTATTGTGCGCTGGGGAGGCGGCAGGCGCCTTAGCGGCTTTTTGCCCGTGCAATCGGTTTATGCCGATATGTATTTCGTTGACGACTATTGGCCAGACTTTCATCCCGACCATATGCAGCAGGCGCTGGCATGGTATGCATGCCAGGACCGGACGCTTGGCGGATAG
- a CDS encoding PQQ-dependent sugar dehydrogenase: MQIGHHLRRPQLALLRRCALALLAWAPASFAASTERAATMHEYASEKGKVVVTELATGLERPWAMAFLPDDKGILITEKPGTLRLWQEDAGLSPPITGVPEVYTRSQGGLLDIALAPDFAKSRRVYLSYAEAGDNGRAGTTVGYGMLSPDQSRLDDFKVIFRQMPKLSTGVHFGSRLIFDRQGYLFIALGENNQRATSQDLDKLQGKLVRLHPDGRVPDDNPFVGIQGARPEIWSYGHRNQQGGALNPWTGDVWTHEHGPRGGDEINIPKAGKNYGWPLATHGINYSGGAIPEALGTTAQGTEPPLYYWEVSPAISGMAFYDAARYPAWDRSLFIGALKDQSLIRLTLDGNTITAEERLLGERNERIRDVRVGPDGEVYVLTDEADGKLLRLGLR; this comes from the coding sequence ATGCAGATCGGACACCACCTCAGACGGCCGCAGCTTGCCTTGCTGCGCCGCTGCGCACTGGCACTGCTGGCATGGGCGCCGGCCAGTTTTGCTGCAAGCACTGAGCGGGCGGCAACCATGCATGAGTACGCCAGCGAGAAGGGCAAGGTAGTCGTCACCGAGCTTGCCACCGGCCTGGAGCGCCCCTGGGCGATGGCTTTCTTGCCGGATGACAAGGGCATACTGATCACCGAGAAACCCGGCACGCTGCGGCTGTGGCAGGAAGATGCGGGGCTGTCGCCTCCCATAACGGGGGTGCCTGAGGTGTATACCCGCTCGCAGGGCGGCTTGCTGGACATTGCGCTGGCGCCGGACTTCGCCAAGAGCCGCCGGGTCTATTTGTCGTATGCCGAAGCGGGCGACAACGGTCGGGCGGGCACCACGGTCGGTTACGGCATGCTGTCGCCCGACCAGAGTCGGTTGGACGACTTCAAGGTGATATTTCGCCAAATGCCCAAACTCTCGACGGGCGTCCACTTCGGCTCACGCCTGATATTCGATAGGCAAGGCTATCTGTTCATCGCCCTGGGCGAAAACAACCAACGCGCGACCTCACAAGACCTGGACAAGCTGCAAGGCAAGCTGGTGAGGCTGCATCCGGACGGGCGCGTGCCCGACGACAACCCCTTTGTCGGAATACAGGGCGCGCGCCCGGAAATCTGGTCTTACGGCCACCGGAATCAGCAGGGAGGGGCGCTGAACCCCTGGACGGGCGATGTGTGGACCCATGAGCATGGCCCGCGCGGCGGCGACGAAATCAATATCCCGAAGGCAGGCAAGAATTACGGCTGGCCCCTGGCGACCCACGGCATCAACTATTCGGGCGGAGCAATACCCGAAGCGCTGGGCACCACTGCCCAGGGCACTGAGCCGCCGCTCTATTATTGGGAGGTCTCGCCTGCCATCTCGGGCATGGCCTTCTATGACGCTGCCCGCTATCCGGCCTGGGATCGCTCTTTGTTTATCGGCGCCCTGAAAGATCAGAGCCTGATCCGCCTGACGCTGGACGGCAACACGATCACTGCCGAAGAGCGGCTGCTGGGCGAACGCAATGAACGAATACGGGATGTGCGCGTCGGCCCCGACGGCGAGGTCTACGTCTTGACGGACGAGGCGGACGGCAAATTGTTAAGACTGGGGCTGCGCTAG
- the arfB gene encoding alternative ribosome rescue aminoacyl-tRNA hydrolase ArfB, translating into MFHISDNVWLDERDIEFSMIRAQGAGGQNVNKVSSAVHLRFDIGKSGLPPESQEALRSLNDRRISKEGVIVIKAQSFRSQDKNRADAIERLLELIRMALQERAERKPTRPTRASQRRRVQRKTLHGEVKRLRNKVTDFH; encoded by the coding sequence TTGTTTCATATTTCCGACAACGTTTGGCTGGACGAACGTGACATCGAGTTCAGCATGATACGAGCCCAAGGGGCGGGCGGCCAGAACGTCAACAAGGTGTCCAGTGCCGTGCACTTGCGCTTTGACATCGGCAAATCCGGCCTGCCGCCTGAAAGCCAGGAGGCGCTGCGCAGCCTGAATGACCGTCGTATATCGAAAGAGGGCGTCATTGTGATCAAGGCGCAGTCTTTTCGCAGCCAGGACAAGAACCGGGCGGACGCCATCGAGCGATTGCTGGAACTAATACGAATGGCACTGCAGGAACGCGCCGAACGCAAGCCGACGCGGCCCACACGGGCATCGCAACGGCGCCGCGTCCAGCGCAAGACCTTGCATGGCGAGGTCAAGCGCTTGCGTAATAAAGTCACAGACTTTCACTAG
- a CDS encoding universal stress protein, which translates to MTTILIPVDGSDASLRAVKAAIKASGKLGNTTLHLLTVQAPIVSGNVTRFFSAEAINDYYQDEGKNALSPAKALLDETGVAYKEKTAVGPVAQTIAKYASEQDCDLIMMGTRGLGAVGGFVLGSVATKVLNLTDVPVTLIK; encoded by the coding sequence ATGACCACCATACTTATACCTGTGGACGGATCCGATGCATCGCTACGCGCCGTAAAAGCGGCAATCAAGGCTAGCGGCAAACTGGGCAACACCACCTTGCATCTGTTAACCGTGCAGGCGCCCATTGTGTCAGGAAACGTTACTCGCTTCTTTTCGGCGGAAGCAATCAACGACTACTACCAAGACGAAGGCAAGAACGCCCTCAGTCCAGCCAAGGCGCTGCTTGATGAAACCGGTGTTGCGTACAAGGAGAAAACCGCTGTTGGACCTGTGGCTCAAACCATTGCCAAGTATGCAAGCGAGCAAGATTGCGATTTGATCATGATGGGCACACGTGGGCTGGGAGCCGTGGGCGGCTTCGTTCTGGGTTCGGTGGCCACCAAAGTGCTTAACCTGACCGATGTGCCGGTTACGCTGATCAAGTAG